The Halictus rubicundus isolate RS-2024b chromosome 6, iyHalRubi1_principal, whole genome shotgun sequence genome contains the following window.
AAGGATAATTCTTGAAGTTTACAAAACATCTCTGTCCTAGCAACAGGGGAAAATAAGTGTAAAAAATTGGACAGTGAAATTAATGTATTACGTAAACGAAGGTTTTGTTATACAAGATAGCCATCAGATGACAAATAATTAAATATCGCCATTGTAAGTATATATAAGAGGACTTTtaagttacatatttcatggtTCGAAAACAAAAACCTGGTGCAAAAAGATTTTCTGCAGGACCTTTGTACAATCCCCAATTTTCAAACTCTCTGAAATGTATTGCACAAAGATAcgtaatttttttactttcatAAAATACAAACTTCATAAAATCTATGAACCTGAATACTAATAATCTGATCACTAGAATTCGGATTTTATGTACCTAAGACAAAAATGAAGGGATCAATTGTGAAaaagtgaaaatatttattgaatctaaaaatattgttgtgTTAATTTCGACTTGTGGAAACATTCTATGAGGACCATATTTGTACCAGTTAATGTTTCTATGACACGATACGAGGAAACCATAAATCGTGACATCTTCTAATTAAGTCAATAATTAGCTCGACCAGTAATTATTCGAATCGTATCATTCGGAATGGTAGCTTACAAACAGCTTTTGTTCTCAATAATAAGAGCTCATGTTATTATCACGGAAAAAGATAGTTATGATTATAAATTTCCGATGTAATTAAATGCAACTGAACACTCGTTACAAAACGCGACAGAAAATTCTACAGTGTATGCTTTCGTgcaaaaattttgagaaaatatcAAAACTGCCATCATTAAATATGGATgaaagtaaaaagtaaaattcaaACAAACAGTAGCACTATAATTTTGCAGTGTATATTTAGTATTTCCAAACTCACTTTTCTTAAATTAcatgtattatttatattagtTATAGGAACCCTTTAAGTGCTGCCAAATAGAAAACattattctataaaaattgtactattTTGTACTATTTTTGTAAAAGTGCAAAAAGATATAGAAAACAACAGAGTTTACGATACGACCCAATATTTCCTGCAATAAACAAACggtagaaattaatatttatgtttTATTATTACATATCGAGAAAAACATTCATCTAGAATATGTCAATGGTTGGTATTACTCGCACATATCTCGTTTTTTCGCCATTCCGATGCTTGTTGCACGAACATTACCAGACAGTGGCTGCAGCCTCCGTTTCCAGACGCAGCAAAACGCAGCCAGAAAGCGAAATTTCCAAAGAAGAAATATTCCGATATCAATGGAAATCACCTCCTCGGACTGACAGAAGTCAACCGCGTTCGGTATCCTTCCTCCCCCTTCTCACGAAGCTAGCAGTATCAGAAAATAGTACCAAATAGAATAGCTTATCGACCGTTAACATTGGCATGCGCCCAGTTCATCGAAAAGGTGGGCATAACGTGACTTGTTTCCGCTATTTTCGTTCCCTTCGAGCACCGATATAGTTGCCATCGTCTGATGAAAATCGTATCACTCCAGACGAAAGATGTTATCGGGGATTTGGTAGTCGTTCAGCGGCAGAGATCTTGACCGAACGTTCCCGTCAACGTGCAAAAGCGTTGTAATTCAGTACAGTTGCAAATTCACAGGGTGGTTCATACAACTCCTTCACCTAACCTTGACTACAATCATTTTCGTCTTTTTCAATGGTccgttaacccttagcactcggaTGGCGACTacaaagcgccactaaaaattgctgtatcattattcaaaatatttcttacgttgttaaatttgtttgtattcaataaattactaaacattccagTATTGACGAGcaaattctaccattttcgtatgtacaacataaatagaaaatacgtagaagggaaatattctatgtcgcagaaattgtttcgttttggagttaaaatagcttcgagtgcaaagggttaatttgctAGGGAATTACAAACTACAAAGAAGTTCGAATTCCTGCGATCGTAATGCGATTAATGTAAAATCAAAATTCGACACGTCGGTTGCAAGAATTAAAAACGAGAAGGAAATTTTTCTCTCCTCGCGAGTTTTAATAGATCGACAAGCCGCCCCTAAGCTTCCGAAGGGGCGAGTTGACTTTGAATATAGCGTGACACGTTGGCGCCGGTAATCCCGGCGAGATCGCGATCGCTTATGTTACCGTTGTTGCAGTAATTGAACCGCGTCGCACCGGTTACACCCTAATTAACGAAGCGGGAAGGGAAAAAAAAAGCGGTGCCGGGGCGGGCCAATAACGCGCAACGTTCTGGAAAACAGTAACGGTTAATAATGGCCGATAGTTTCGGTGCtggcgcgcgcgcacacacgcgtGCGTTCATTCGATTTCGCGCAAGCGACAACGCGATTTCCTGTTTCGTTTCGGAGGTCGTGTTGTTCGATCGAGATTAATTCAATTGTACAGCGGACCGCATCCGTTCCCACGACTTTATCAGAATCGTACATCCGTGTATACGCGTTTCTATACGCGTACACGACTGGCACATACGAGCGAACGTGTTCGTGTCGCGACGAGGCCGGATATTTCCCCGACAAAGAGTGTACACATAATTGCGATGCGCTGCTAGATCAAGTGGTAAATGAATTGACGAAATCCGTTTAGCCGTGTGCCCATCGGTCCCGAATTTGGAATAAGCTCGTAAAGTGGCCGCGTGTGTCCAGAGACACGCGTTATTGTCCGTAACCGGGGTGCGACGAGCGACGAGCGACGTCAGCTTATTGAAAGTTCCCGTTGGCAGCCATTACCGGTTCGCCAGTTTACCTTTCGGGAATTAATTGTCTTCAGAATTTACACAATCGATTTCGCGAAACGCGATTAACCGGGTTTACTTTGAGGCCAATGATATGGCCGGGGCTAATTTTAGGCGGCATGGAATACACCGGCCCGCCCTCCCATGCATTTTCTGCGTATCGCTTAATTTACGGCGCTCGTATTTTTATGGCGAACCCCGCAGCAATATCGAGTGAATGCTAGGAGAGAATCCCTGTGCAGGTTCCCCGTGTACGTTTATATACCGGTTCGGTCGTTGCCGTTTCATTATAAACGGACCGGGTTGAACAACCGATAGTAAATTATTTCGCGTCGTTTAGGAACGGTTGCTCGAAAATTGTTCTCCATCGGCGATTTAGGGGGCGTTCCTCGACCACCGGATGCATACGAATCGCGACAAATATGCGCAAActctgttaaccctttgcgctccgAATATTTTCTTCGTGGCCTACTCTTTCAGGCTACAAATAggttaaccgtttgcactcggcgctattttcattctaaaactaaatttttctttcaaacaAATCTACGACAGTCATTTTTTacaaatgtaatttattaagtttattttattttatattgtatatatggcgagcgttatgtttgtttcatttatttttgatatattgttattttatatttttatgtccgtttttattattttattatacttattatattgaaaaacggcattagctctctctctctctctctctctctctctctgagtatttagtggtctgcgattttgcgagttgaaggagatgtgatgtaatgggattgtaaccctgaggggaacaataaatgaatacaactaaatttttctttcgtcttagaatattttcattttattcatacgaaactgatccgatctccacatataatatgtaaatgtttagtaatctgttgaatacaaattttgtaacgtagcaaatacattgtaatattttttgtaatttctttgaaataatgccacaacaatttctagcggtgcttcagagtcaccactcgagcgcaaagggttaataacaccAATTCAATCAACTTACCTTAATTTTAAAGCGATAGAAATTATTTAAGCATATAATACAAAACATATAATACGCAGCAAGGTAGAAGACTGATAAAAACACTATTAATTTCTGTTCACTCGTTccctattttaaaataaattaatttataaataggGGAACTTGCATGAAAGTTCACGTGCGAATGATCAGACTCGGTTATTTTCGCTCGATCAGAAAGTGCTGAATAGTCATCGTTATGCGACATCCGAAGCGTTTTGTGCGTGGGATTCCCCCTCTTTTTATTCGGAGATCCCGTGAATTAGATTTGATACACCATGAAaacttaaaaaaagaaaaaggcaaaCGAATTTAACGTCGTCTAACTACTCGGCTGTGTTTCATAAAAACGTGTTGGCAAACGTAAAGCACGTTCGCCCCGGTGCAGCATGTTACATGTCACATGTTCGTTACGACAGAACCGCGTGTCCTTTGCTTGTTTTTTTACTGCACACGCCGCGATTACCCTGCAACATCCGCGCTGATGGTAGGCAGATTGCCATACATCCGGCACATCTGATTCGAATTTTTAATTCTTCAGACCACCTCCGTGCTTTTCGTCGGCTTTTATTTTCGTCTTATTCCGCCATATAAAACGAAATGTACATCTATAGTAGAAACTTAAATAAAGCCATTTTGTTTTACAAGGGTGAAGCAACGAGAAATATCATGCACGCAGTTTTTTTAGCTGCTGACATTTACGTTGAGGTGGCATTTACGGTAAAGTTATCCTCGGAAAATATTTCGTCGAATACCACGGAAATTATTGGGGctggaaaaaaatgttgtttacaaACTTGCGCTTTTTTTAGTGACAAATTTATCTGCGTAAATACTCTTCGaaacaattacgaattacgaacCACCAATTACCAATTACCGATTACCAATTACGAATATTGTTCAGCGAATGTATTAGAAAATTATGCACTTTGTAAATCCACATTTCACAGGTATATTTTATGCTGGATTAATAATGACGATACTGTTATTTGGACGTATTTACATAGGTATAATTACAGTGGGACGGAAACAGATCAATATTTCGGAACAGAATTGTGTTTTCGTTTTAGCTTGTTGATCAGTTCTTTCTCAACGAATTCATTATAAGAACTTCTCATTCGTAGTGTCTTCCAAGAGGCGACATCGAATTAGATTAAAGGAAACCGAATTAAGATGCATCATCCATTCTGAACTGAAGGGCCAAATTACGTTTTCTCTCTAAATTCATTTCGTCGGAGATTCGAATTAGGTTAGTCTGCTCCTGCCGAAGAGCTCGCTTCAGCTCTTGGAGCTTCCATCCCGTCTCCATTTGCTTCTCCGCTATCTGTTTCTGCAGAGCGGCTATCCGCtgatttaaaatattgtaatcCGCACTTAACGGACTCCCCGGCGAGCACGTAACTGCCCTCGGCTTGTCCTGATGCACCATGTCCGATGTCAATAGGCAAATCTTGTCGTGGAGCTCTGCCAATTGCGTCAACGTCAACGACTGAAATAGACaatatgaaaattttaattgaaaacaaCTTCACCCCACAGCTATAGAGCTGTTAATTGATTTTTCATCTCTTAAGAGGAGTTACGAAATTAGTTTGAAAAATGGACCAACTTCTGCCGTATGATTTTCTTGAATAATTAGAAAGAATATTcgtaaagaaaaagaaaacatatTCTATCCCACAAATTATTCTACAATTACGTTTACTTTGACGCTTGCATATCGATTAAAAAGGAAgttggaatttttaattattcaagtTGAAGTGCCAGTGttttaatatatatttcaatataataaaaatatacgaaGTCCGTAAAGGACAAAGAAAAGTTTGTTGTGATTGAAGATGTCAATTTTTCCATGAAACCTTTTGTATTAATTTTCCTCTGCACAGAATAAAGGAACAAACGAGATGGCGATAAAATATGTTGGGCGGAGTAAAAACAGGAGTAAAGTTTAATTCCTAATAATCTAAGGAAATATTAAAAGTCGTTAGTCTATGAATCATCAAATTTTAATACACGTTCAGAGATAAGATTAAGATTTGTGACTTTCGACCTGGGAGGCTTTATTAGACTCCGGAATGTGGAATGATTTATTAGACTATCAGGTTCATTCAATTATTTAACTGCGTTATTACACTGAACCGGATATTGTCGTTCGCAGCGGTTACACGATCCTTGCATAAGAATATGCACCGCAAAAATTTCAACACCTTAGAAACTAAATATTTTAGGTGTCTAAAGAGTTCTTAAAATGTTGTCTTATTGAATAAAAACAGAAGAATAAATGgtccaatatttttagaatatctTCTTGGAAGTTGCCATAATAAAACTACGGATTAGTTAAGTTAACTTAATGAGTAGATTGAAATTATTTCAGCACTCACGTTAAGCCACGAATCGGGATCAAAAGCCTTCTCGCTAGGTTCAGCATCCTGTCAAATATTTATGTTTCATGTCATTTCGGTAGAAGTTCATTTctcattaataaaaaatttgaaacgaaataataaaaaaataattatttgttgTATATCATATATTTTCTGGATTTTTGGATCACAATTATATATAAAACATACCTGAAGTTGTTTCAGAATGGCAGCAATATTCTGAATTTCTTTTTCAgtgttataaatattttcagatAGATCCCGCGACTTTTTCAATAAGTCAGCTATCTCCTTTTTCATTTCTGGGTCAGCGGTGAAATCGTCCTCCAATTCGTCCGCCATTTTGGGTTCATTTTCAGCTTTACCCTCGAGGAAAGTTATATAGTCACGGACGCGTTGTACAcctattttaaataaattaaaatattctacatTTGCAAATCAGAAACTTGAACATTGTTGAGctcccaaaaatattcaaatacaaACTATGCACAATAACTATGCATGTATTCAAATGTAAATTGTGGTAAAAAATGTTGAATAATACTATTAGATTAATAGAAGATGATTACCTTCGTTTTGCTTATCAAGCTTGTTCCTTAACAAATCATTTGCCCTAATGTAATCGCCACAATCGTCTTCGAGGCTTCTTAAAGTCACTGTATCTTTCTCTATattcattaaaataaataattttcgttGTAGTACAATGCGAAACATGAACACATAATAATATTTCTTAGTTTGCATTTTTAAcaaatgcaaaatcaaaatgaaTCCAGTAAGCAgatttcaataataaaataattccgAGTAATAACGAgttttgcaaataaaaaattgaagttttgCTATTTCAATATTCAAACCTGCAGCAGCTGTCAGTTTCCTATGGTCGCTCTTGTAACTTTCCAATTCTCTGCGCAGCCTTTCATTTTCATCCTGGCAATTACTCAATTCCCTCTTCAACCTCTCAATTTCGGACTTCAATCCATTATTTTCATTCTTCAACTTGTTCAATTCGTTCGTCAACTCTGCCGCGGCATTTTTACCCTCGCCCTTCAATTTCTCAGCCTCGGCCAACAACTTCTTATTATCGTCCTTCAGCGCTTGAATCTCTTTCTTCAACTTGTTTGCCTCGTCCTTCAGCTTGTCTGCCTCGTCCTTCAGCTTGTCATTGATCGCCATCTGATTTTTCAAGTCCTCCGCCAACTTGTCATTCAATGCCTTCTGATTTTTCAAATCGTCCTTCAACTTATCATTCAACGCCTTCATGTCGTCCAGCTCGTCCTTCAATTTCTCATTAATCCCCTTCTGTTTCTCTAACTCGTCCTTCAACCTGTCATGATCAGCCTTCAAACCATCAAGCTCATTCTGCAGCTTATCCTTCAACTCCTTCAACTCCTTCAACTCATTTCGAGCCTCGCTCAGCTCGTTTCTCAAATTCTCATTGTCCCCTTTCAATTTCTCCAATTCCGCCTTCAATCTCGCCAGCTCGTCCCTGCAATCCTCCAGCTGTTTCTTCAGCGCCTCCAACTCATTCGCAATATTTTCAAGATCAGCGACCCTCTTCTTCAAACCATCATTTTCGTTGCGCAGATCATCCAACCGTTCTTCGACTTCTTTCAACTTCTCCTTCGCGGCCGCTAATTCCGAGGCCAACTGCTCGTTCTCCTTCTTCAGCTTCGCGTTCTCTTCCTGCAATGCCTGCAGCTGCTGATTTAGTTTCGCCACGTCAGACTTCAGTTTCTCGTTCTCGTTGTTCAACGCTTCGTTTTCGGCGCGGGCTTTATCCAGCGTGGCTCTCAAAGCGCTTAACTCCTGCTTCAAGGCAGCCAGCTCTTTCTCGGCTGTCTCAGCAGCAGCTTTATGTTTGTCGATCTCGTTCATGAGACGAGCGAGCTCGTCGCGCAGACGTTGCAGCTCATTGAGCAACTCTTGTTTCTCAGCCTGTAGATCTCTCAGCTGGTCTTCCAGCGCCTTCACTTTGGCTTCCGCGTCTGCCAACGCCTGTTCCAATCGATTCTTCTCGTCCTTCAGCTTCTCGAACTCGGCCAGTTGCTGTTTCAACCTGCCGTTCTCGTCCTGGCAGTTCTTCAGATCGTTCTGCAGCCTCTCAACGGCGGCCTTCTGCGCAGACAAGTCAGACCTCAAGTTGTCGAGCTCCGATCTCTGTCCGTCACCCTCGCCCCTCAGCTTGTTAGCTTCGTTCGCCAGCTTGTCTCGGTCCTGACGAAGGTTCCCGTTCTCTGCCCTCAGAGAATCCGCTTCGTTCTGCAACCTGTCTCGCTCCTCCTGAAGTTTGTTCTTCTCGTTGTTCAACGCGTTCACCTCCGCCTTCAGTTTCTCGTTCGCATCTCTCAGTGCGTTCACTTCTTCTTTGCACTTGTTCAGGTCGTTGGTCAGCTCCGAGATCTTCTTTCTAAGGTCTTCTAGTTCTCCTTTGCACCTTCTGTTCTCGTCTCGAAGGTTCTCCAACTCCTTCTTCAACGCGTCCAGCTCATTCCTCAGGGCCGCGAGCTCTGCCTCGCACTTGCTCCTAGCCGATTTTTCTGCTTCGAGGGACTTCTTCAACTGTTCGATTTCGGACTCCAAGTCTGCGATTTTCTTCTCTAGATCGGCTTTCTCGGCTTTGAGGCGGTTCAACTCCGCTTGGCAGGCTTCTTTCGCGGCCTGATGGGAAAAAAGAGTTTTTATAAACTGCaaatatattgaatattaaatattcgCTGATTCCATTCACCTTGCAGTCATTCAGCTCCTTCAACGCCTTCTCCAGGTCGCCCTTCAGTTTATCCAGCTCTATCTTGATCTTGCAGTTCTCCAACTTCCAATGTTCCAGGTCCTCCTCCAATTTCGCGATCTTCGCCTTCAAGTCGGCGATCTGCTTCTTCAAATCGTCGATCTCCGACATCAAGTCAGCGCACTCTGCCCTCAAACTGCCCAGCTCGTCTTGCAAATCCCGCAACTTCGACTGAAGTGCTTGATTCTCCTCCGCCAGAGCAGCATTTTTCGCCCTGGCCTCGTCGAGAGCCTTGCCCAAATCCTTCACCTCGCTGTCTAACATCATCAAATCTTTCTTCAAGATGTCGTTGGCCTTCCTTTCCTCGTCGAGCCTCCCCATCAAATCGTTCACTTCGTTCTGCAGCCTGCCATTCTCGTCTCGCAGCTTCTTCAAGTCGTCGTTCAACGAGTCTCTTTCTCTGCGCAGTTGCTCGACTTCGGCATTCAGTTTCTCGTTGTCCTGCTTCAACTGGTCCCTCTCTTTCCCCAGCTTCTCGTGCTCGTCCTTCAACCGCGCCAGCTCTTCCTTCAGCGTCTCGTTCTCAGCGATCGCATCGTCCAATTCTTTCTTCAATCGATCCCTCTCGTTCTGCAGAGCAGCATGTTCATCCTTCAGTTTGCCTAATTCCGCTGCCAACGCATCCCTTTCCCTCTTAACGCGATCGAGCTCGTCGTTCAACGAGTCTCTTTCTCTGCGCAGTTGCTCGACTTCCGCATTCAGTTTCTCG
Protein-coding sequences here:
- the LOC143354868 gene encoding uncharacterized protein LOC143354868, translated to MISHLKLKLAQAEEDVSCPAIYRLRAKLRELMKGGQTADQQVSKVVERSIETLVDLSNNCDDLRLENEQLLAEVAELRRRLAELEKMRPKEPVEEMLRTAETTTVPEYIDVSELLQKLQDCELTVSELKHQLDEKDKLIEALKKQLESMVDQQDLLNEIAAMKAELGKRDDKMRELLNDMRQSEIDLLGMSKLRSELDILKPRLSELEGERDTLMDEVATLRKLLAERNDQIIEILEHKNRLEQELEAKEAEAQRIIDSLKKEMDELLGRMANLQGELDERDKRIAELEKCCSERDDLLKKLQDAEGELASLRSELASANATIEDLKGEVDALKKDKEKLLKEMDEIREQMNALADQLAEERAAKEALQKELESAREELESARRDLESARRDLESARKDLESARQDLEELRKENSDLKGQLDQAREENDKLKKENDAFRAELDNMTSELDKLKQANDDLRRDLDAANLENDKLKNDLEDSRKEMDRLRADGDALKATMDADAKAKIDELRSQLDDLKADRDRLAGENADIKAKNLELERKLDDAMNALEKMRAENADLLGELERLKAELARAKSTIDQLKEEMNNLKNALHKCVDEMEKLKTENGELKAKSEALKAELDRCNADRDSLRNDLERAKAELDGVTNELNKLKEEHGLLRQNLERLEGERDKLQAELDNLKNEMKKLQEEINNAKQREAALNDELDRVKRERDALAAELGKLKDENSALQSERDRLKKQLDEAIAENETLKEELARLKDEYEELAEERDQLKQDNEKLNAEVEQLRRENASLNDELDRVKREKDALAAELGKLKDENSALQNERDRLKKELEEAIPGNEMLKEELARLKDEHEKLEKERDQLKQDNEKLNAEVEQLRRENASLNDELDRVKREKDALAAELGKLKDENSALQNERDRLKKELDDAIAENEMLKEELARLKDENDKLGKERDQLKQDNEKLNAEVEQLRRERDSLNDELDRVKRERDALAAELGKLKDEHAALQNERDRLKKELDDAIAENETLKEELARLKDEHEKLGKERDQLKQDNEKLNAEVEQLRRERDSLNDDLKKLRDENGRLQNEVNDLMGRLDEERKANDILKKDLMMLDSEVKDLGKALDEARAKNAALAEENQALQSKLRDLQDELGSLRAECADLMSEIDDLKKQIADLKAKIAKLEEDLEHWKLENCKIKIELDKLKGDLEKALKELNDCKAAKEACQAELNRLKAEKADLEKKIADLESEIEQLKKSLEAEKSARSKCEAELAALRNELDALKKELENLRDENRRCKGELEDLRKKISELTNDLNKCKEEVNALRDANEKLKAEVNALNNEKNKLQEERDRLQNEADSLRAENGNLRQDRDKLANEANKLRGEGDGQRSELDNLRSDLSAQKAAVERLQNDLKNCQDENGRLKQQLAEFEKLKDEKNRLEQALADAEAKVKALEDQLRDLQAEKQELLNELQRLRDELARLMNEIDKHKAAAETAEKELAALKQELSALRATLDKARAENEALNNENEKLKSDVAKLNQQLQALQEENAKLKKENEQLASELAAAKEKLKEVEERLDDLRNENDGLKKRVADLENIANELEALKKQLEDCRDELARLKAELEKLKGDNENLRNELSEARNELKELKELKDKLQNELDGLKADHDRLKDELEKQKGINEKLKDELDDMKALNDKLKDDLKNQKALNDKLAEDLKNQMAINDKLKDEADKLKDEANKLKKEIQALKDDNKKLLAEAEKLKGEGKNAAAELTNELNKLKNENNGLKSEIERLKRELSNCQDENERLRRELESYKSDHRKLTAAAEKDTVTLRSLEDDCGDYIRANDLLRNKLDKQNEGVQRVRDYITFLEGKAENEPKMADELEDDFTADPEMKKEIADLLKKSRDLSENIYNTEKEIQNIAAILKQLQDAEPSEKAFDPDSWLNSLTLTQLAELHDKICLLTSDMVHQDKPRAVTCSPGSPLSADYNILNQRIAALQKQIAEKQMETGWKLQELKRALRQEQTNLIRISDEMNLERKRNLALQFRMDDAS